In the Aliarcobacter cryaerophilus genome, one interval contains:
- the rpmB gene encoding 50S ribosomal protein L28, with the protein MARRCAISGKGPMVGNNVSHAKNRTKRRFLPNIRTVRVTLEDGTTTKLKISAKELRTLKKHS; encoded by the coding sequence ATGGCAAGAAGATGTGCAATTTCTGGAAAAGGACCAATGGTTGGAAACAACGTAAGTCACGCTAAAAACAGAACTAAAAGAAGATTTTTACCAAATATTAGAACAGTTAGAGTTACATTAGAAGATGGAACAACAACTAAGTTAAAAATTTCTGCAAAAGAGTTAAGAACTCTTAAAAAACACTCATAA
- a CDS encoding glycosyltransferase, whose protein sequence is MKQTTVYYKISNTLINNLKHRDDIKILIKPSFLTKLFSKKRYPDIYFHSGELDENSIEFIKNSKFVVTNSFSNLNLILAKTKISHEKIKVIYPSVDIKYQKPKELKEKYKDRFSLTENTKIIFFTAKNFKTSGVKEFLQIVSNLSFIDFKVIIAGAKQQLAALEFTLPKYSKLEPKIILLDESKEKLDELYLISDVFLLPSYNKNIASSVIKAMFCKCVVFSTMNNDAKEIIDVYATMENPNDPSTAFKIDAILFDENELKKIKKQNRNIALEMSLDKNIEKFNDILTKI, encoded by the coding sequence ATGAAACAAACAACTGTATATTATAAAATAAGCAATACTTTGATAAACAACTTAAAACATAGAGATGATATAAAAATTTTAATAAAACCATCTTTTCTCACAAAGTTATTTTCAAAAAAAAGATATCCAGATATATATTTTCATAGTGGAGAATTAGATGAAAATTCAATAGAGTTTATAAAAAACTCTAAATTCGTTGTTACAAACTCATTTTCAAATCTAAATCTAATTTTAGCAAAAACAAAAATAAGTCATGAAAAAATTAAAGTTATTTATCCAAGTGTTGATATAAAATATCAAAAACCAAAAGAGTTAAAAGAAAAATATAAAGATAGATTTTCTCTTACAGAAAATACAAAAATTATCTTTTTTACAGCAAAAAATTTCAAAACAAGTGGAGTAAAAGAGTTTTTACAAATAGTTTCAAATCTTTCATTTATAGATTTTAAAGTTATTATTGCAGGAGCAAAGCAACAGTTGGCAGCTTTGGAATTTACATTACCAAAATATTCAAAGTTGGAACCAAAAATTATATTATTAGATGAAAGCAAAGAGAAATTAGATGAACTATATCTTATCAGTGATGTTTTTTTACTTCCAAGCTATAACAAAAATATTGCAAGCAGTGTTATAAAAGCTATGTTTTGCAAATGTGTAGTTTTTTCTACTATGAATAATGATGCAAAAGAGATAATAGATGTTTATGCTACAATGGAAAATCCAAATGACCCTAGTACAGCTTTTAAGATAGATGCTATTTTATTTGATGAAAATGAACTTAAAAAAATAAAAAAACAAAATAGAAATATTGCACTTGAAATGAGTTTGGATAAAAATATTGAAAAATTTAATGACATTTTAACAAAAATTTAA
- the argJ gene encoding bifunctional glutamate N-acetyltransferase/amino-acid acetyltransferase ArgJ: MFTILPIKGYIDQIDGFFCDGIHAGLKPNGNNDLGFIYTKEACTVAAIFTENRFQAAPLKHFLAYEEGFKTNFVLINSKNANALTGRKGIEDINTLFSKLNFDLINPIMSSTGVIGNRLPIEKLVTGALKFDLTAKSGENLSRAIMTTDAYPKTCLYEVKLEDGSSFKIGAVAKGAGMINPNLATMLCFICTDADVPYKDIKEALNKNKETTFNAISVDGDTSTNDTVMVLANGKSNAYNKDAFCEALRLVMHDMAMLMVADGEGAKKVAAFEVRNAATKEDAIKAAKALSNSLLVKTALFGEDPNFGRIASTIGASQIACDDEKLVISYNDVVVFNKGEICFDSIIEQKAADVLKKDQYKIICDIGLGDESFTAYGCDLGYKYVEINADYRS; this comes from the coding sequence ATGTTTACAATTTTACCAATAAAAGGTTATATAGACCAAATAGATGGATTTTTTTGTGATGGAATTCATGCTGGACTTAAACCAAATGGAAATAATGATTTAGGATTTATATATACAAAAGAGGCTTGTACTGTTGCTGCAATATTTACAGAAAATAGATTTCAAGCAGCTCCATTAAAACATTTTTTAGCTTATGAAGAGGGGTTTAAGACAAATTTTGTGTTAATTAACTCTAAAAATGCAAATGCATTGACTGGAAGAAAAGGAATTGAAGATATAAATACTCTTTTTTCTAAATTAAACTTTGATTTAATAAATCCAATTATGAGTAGCACAGGAGTTATTGGTAACAGACTCCCTATTGAAAAATTAGTTACAGGAGCTTTAAAGTTTGATTTAACAGCAAAAAGTGGAGAAAATTTATCTCGTGCTATTATGACAACAGATGCATACCCTAAAACTTGTCTTTATGAAGTTAAGCTTGAAGATGGAAGCTCATTTAAAATAGGGGCAGTTGCAAAAGGTGCTGGAATGATAAATCCAAATCTAGCAACAATGCTTTGTTTTATCTGTACAGATGCAGATGTACCTTATAAAGATATAAAAGAGGCATTAAATAAAAATAAAGAGACAACATTTAATGCAATCTCTGTTGATGGAGATACATCAACAAATGATACAGTAATGGTGTTGGCAAATGGTAAATCAAATGCTTATAATAAAGATGCATTTTGTGAAGCTTTAAGATTGGTAATGCATGATATGGCTATGTTAATGGTTGCAGATGGTGAAGGTGCAAAAAAAGTTGCAGCTTTTGAAGTAAGAAATGCAGCAACTAAAGAAGATGCAATTAAAGCAGCAAAAGCTTTATCAAACTCTCTTTTAGTTAAAACAGCACTTTTTGGAGAAGATCCAAATTTTGGAAGAATTGCTTCAACAATTGGAGCTTCACAAATAGCTTGTGATGATGAAAAATTAGTAATTTCTTATAATGATGTTGTAGTATTTAATAAAGGTGAAATCTGTTTTGACTCTATAATTGAGCAAAAAGCTGCAGATGTTCTAAAAAAAGATCAATACAAGATTATTTGTGATATTGGTTTAGGCGATGAGAGTTTTACAGCATATGGTTGTGATTTGGGCTACAAATATGTAGAAATCAATGCAGATTATAGAAGTTAA
- a CDS encoding YdcH family protein, giving the protein MLHEHRDAIAELRQKDAHFAKVFDKHNDLDHEITNLENSHADQFTIETKKKEKLKLKDEIYSMIVKYKAEK; this is encoded by the coding sequence ATGCTTCACGAACACAGAGATGCAATCGCAGAACTAAGACAAAAAGATGCACATTTTGCTAAAGTTTTTGATAAACATAATGATTTAGATCATGAAATCACAAATTTAGAAAATTCACATGCTGACCAATTTACTATTGAGACAAAGAAAAAAGAGAAATTGAAACTTAAAGATGAAATTTACTCTATGATAGTAAAATACAAAGCTGAAAAATAG
- a CDS encoding potassium channel family protein, which yields MSIFTKLKKYFKWEYNSNVPQYDLNPIIYSKLKPIRSPLILIQILMMVGTLAYVYLEDYTIMQAIFQTSYTITNTGFGALNESNFKNETILFTVFLMLAGFMSLIFAVGVVIDVFTNGNLRELLRERRMLYKIARLRRHFVLCYHNEYTAQVAKQFRENQIPFVVVDSSDDIEAIAKEHGYPYFVKEEPYKEEAFLKSHLSSAKGVITLSKNISDNITLIASVRLYEKELERNPYLIIANAETHNEKVRLKKLGANKVVATPSLMAKRVSAMAISPDMENILDEFLYKKDSPITMEDILIKENSWIVGKELRELNLRDTLRISIIGITESSGAFVQLPNGDKVINKNSKLLIVGSQKGLLKAKRVLNLTNQPKEL from the coding sequence ATGAGCATTTTCACAAAATTAAAAAAATATTTCAAATGGGAATATAACTCTAATGTCCCTCAGTATGATTTAAATCCTATTATATATTCAAAATTAAAACCAATTAGATCACCTTTGATTCTAATTCAGATCCTTATGATGGTTGGTACTTTAGCTTATGTCTATTTAGAAGACTATACTATCATGCAAGCCATTTTTCAAACATCTTATACTATTACAAATACTGGATTTGGTGCTTTAAACGAATCAAATTTTAAAAACGAGACAATATTATTTACTGTATTTTTAATGTTAGCTGGATTTATGAGTTTAATCTTTGCAGTTGGAGTTGTAATTGATGTTTTTACAAATGGTAATTTAAGAGAACTTTTAAGGGAGAGAAGAATGCTTTACAAAATAGCAAGATTAAGAAGACACTTTGTTTTGTGTTATCACAATGAATATACAGCACAAGTTGCAAAACAGTTTAGAGAAAATCAAATTCCTTTTGTGGTTGTTGATTCAAGTGATGATATTGAAGCTATTGCAAAAGAGCATGGCTATCCATATTTTGTAAAAGAGGAACCATATAAGGAAGAAGCTTTTTTAAAATCTCACTTAAGCTCTGCCAAAGGAGTTATTACTTTATCAAAAAATATCTCTGATAATATTACACTTATAGCATCTGTAAGACTTTATGAAAAAGAGTTAGAGAGAAATCCATATTTAATTATTGCAAATGCTGAAACTCACAATGAAAAAGTAAGACTTAAAAAACTAGGAGCAAATAAAGTTGTTGCGACTCCATCTTTAATGGCAAAAAGAGTAAGTGCCATGGCAATAAGCCCTGATATGGAAAATATTTTAGATGAGTTTTTATATAAAAAAGATAGTCCAATAACAATGGAAGATATTTTAATAAAAGAGAACTCTTGGATTGTTGGAAAAGAGTTACGAGAATTAAACTTAAGAGATACTCTTAGAATATCTATTATTGGAATAACTGAGTCAAGTGGAGCTTTTGTTCAGCTTCCAAATGGAGATAAAGTTATCAATAAAAACTCTAAACTTTTAATTGTTGGTTCACAAAAAGGTCTTTTAAAAGCAAAAAGAGTATTAAATTTAACAAATCAACCAAAGGAATTATAA